A region of the Rubripirellula tenax genome:
CACGCTCATACTTGGCAGATGCCTTTCGATAAAGGATAGTTCGTGGCGGATAAAGCGTCGCTCGCAATGCCTTCCCGAAAATGCAGTACTTGAAACCGGCAAAGTAGCCATGCTTTGTGCCGTCAAGCCCTTCCAATTCACTGGCCAGCCCCGCCGGGCACTTATAGTCTGCGTCCAGCGAAAGCACCCAGGGTGTCTTGATTTTTTCCAAACCATAATTGCACTGGTCTGCGAAATGATCGAATCGGCGCTGGTAGACCTGGACGTTGGGGAACTGGCTGAGAATCTCCAGTGTCTTATCGCTGCTAAAACTGTCCACGACAACAACCCGAGACGCCCAACTCAAGCGAGACAATGTGTCACGAATATTTGGCGATTCGTTAAAGCTCAGAATCAGCGGTGTTACTTCCTCAATCTTCATAGACGACAACCGTCAGATTACAAAACCTGGTCGATTCTCCTTACCTTGTAGGTAGCGATAAAAGGAAATCATCTGACTTGCAATCGATGGCCAGGCAAATCGGTCTCTGGCCCACGCGCCTCCGCGCCGCCCCATATCCATGCGACATTCCTCTGTCTGCGATACCGCCTCGCGCAATGCAATAGCGATTGCATCTGCAGTGGGATCCACGCACCATCCAATGTCGTTTTCAGCAAGAGCTTGCCATGGTGTCGCGGTCGTTGTGATCACCGGCAGTTCTGCCAAAAGGGATTCTGCAATCGCGATCCCAAAATTCTCGCTAAATGACGGCAAAACAAATAGATCTGCGTTTCGCAATCGATGCCACTTTTCGCAATCATCAACAGCACCAAGAAACTCGATTTGCTCAAAAACCTCTAGCTGTTTTGCTAGAGACTCGACGTCACGACGATGATCGCTTTCATCGGGCCCTGCGAGAACCAGTTTCCATTCGAAGGATGGCTTCACATGAGCCCACGCTTGAACCAGGTTTAGCAGGCCCTTGACGGGGTGGATTCGCGATAGGAAAAGGACATTCTTGTGATCCGGCGACAAGGTGCGTGGTGGCATTGCAACCGGCGTGACGACTCCATTTGGGATGACGGCAATGGGCTGCTGAAAGCCCAACGATCGCAGATCCTCTGCTTCCTGTTGCCCGGTAGCATGAAACGCAGTCGCCGTGGCTAAGTTTCGCTTCTGATAGATTTGCCATGCCATTCGTTTTTTCAATTTCCCGTGCCCCATCGCCCAGGACGATAACATGCCCCGCGGGCTGATAATGCGAATGACTTTTTGCGCGGAGGTTACTTCGGATACTGCTCGATTTGTTGGCAACCACATTCCATGATCGTGAACAATCATTTGTTGATCAGTGTGAGTAGCCATTCGCTTTTGAAGTGCTCGACTAAACCGAGGCTTCATTCCCCAACCGCGGTGAAGTCGCGATTCCTGAACCAAGTCAATCGTGAGCGGCTCACTTGGATACCGACACTCCACAGTTTGATCATGAGGCCTGCCAGCGATCAATTCGACGACAGCACCAGCACGCGACAACGCATCACACAATGCTGGAACGCTGCGAGATGGCCCACCATGGTCGCGGCGAGTTCCTGCGACTGTATGTATGACAAGAAGACGGGAATCGATTTGTCCACCGACCTTAGAAAAATGAAGGTTTGCCAACAGGTTTCGTATCAAAATCTTTATATGTAATTGAAAATAACTATCGATTCGTCGCAGGAACTATTTTGATTTCTGGGGGGCCGAGTCGATATCGATACCAGGACTCAGCAGGTCACTTGGCCACGGTTGCTCGCGAGTTTCGGAAAGACTTGCGCGAGTTACTAGCAGGCTGCTGGTGTCTGCTAAACCATGAAACAATTTTCCTGAGATGGGTCGTCGGTAGAGTGCGTCCCAGGTTTCGTCGATTTCGGGGGTCGAGAGCTTGGCAATTGCAGACGCTGCGGCATTGGTGGAGTATCGACCCTTTATTTTCAAGAACGACGAACGAGGCAACCACCGCACAATTCGTTCCGCCACTTTTCGAATTTGTGGACGTTCACCGAGTCCTCGAGCCTTCACAATGGTCCCCTTTTTCAGGGTTTGTACTAGAGTGAGTTTCGGCTTTGAGACTTCTGTTAATTCTAAATCGACGCCAGCTTTCCGTGCCTCGTATTCGAACACTTCTTGCCATGTCCACTGAGGTTGATTCATAAGATTGTAGACGCCGGGCGTTGCCTCAGAGGCAAACAACGCGGCTTGAATTGCATCAGCGATTGTTTCCACGAAGACGGTGTTCGATGCGCGAGAAAGCCCCGGCAGCCTGAGGTTCCCTGATTGGATCATGTCACGAATTTTCGCAGTGATTCCCTGCAACTCGCCGCAAACATGACCCAAGCGAAAAATGAACAATCGAGAGGAGGCTTGGCGAGCCGTCTGAATCGCGGTTCTTTCCCCGCGGGCTTTTTCTTTGCCATAAAGATTCGCAACCGGGAATAACTCATCGACACGATGATCGCCGTAAACGCTCATCGTGCTGATATAGATCTGGGTCGACTGGGGTTTCGAAAAGGCAACGGAATTTCGGATCAGTCGATTGTGAAGGTCCTTCGCCGATGCAAGGTCATCCGCCAAACTGGGTAGTGCCAAGTTGACAACGGCGTCACAATCACCCAACAAGCGACCTGCTTGACTTGCATCTGCGACATTCCCGTGACGACAGGCAATACCGCGGTACCTTAAAAAGGCGGATCCCAACTTGGTACGGCTAATCGGAATGACATTGATTGACGGACTGCGGTCAAGGATCAAACACAATTCGGCGCCGACCTGTCCGTTTGCCCCGAGTACGGCGACATTCATGACGGATCACCCAACGCGTATATTTGGTCAATCAAAGCGGTTGTCGGGATCATGTCGGACGCCTTGAAATCACAGGCAGCGGAACTTTCTAAATGATTCAGTATATTTTCCCATTCCAGATAGAACGCCTGGTAAGAACTGGAAGCACCGCGAACATCGACGGAAAACTTTCGCCATTCCCCGTTTTCGGATCGCGATTTCATTTCGAGCGTTGAATCGGGGCGAATGCCACATCGAACGATGGCATTGTCGAATGTCGCTGTGATCTGATTCGACTGGGGGCCGATCCAGCTGATGCTGAAGTCAACTTCTGTCTGGTTCATTTTCTCGCCCCAAACAATGAACCGTGCATCGACTTGTCGGTCGGTTGTGTCGTCCAAGACGAGACTTGATGCGTCGACGCGGAAATCCTGAGCTCCCGTAATGAAGAAGACGGCATCGATCCCATGGCAACCCAAATCACGAAGCACGCCGCCGCCTTCTTTGTAGCTTCGATCAAGTGTCGCTGAGCTGTTTGCGGTCTTTCCGACTCGGCCGCCTTCGGAATATTGGAGATGTCGCAGGTTACCAAACCATCCTTCGGAAACGATCAGTCTTAGCAACCGGATCGAAGCATAGGTACGACGCATGTAGCCACAGAAAAATTGATCGCTTCCTGCAATCGAAAGATAAGAGCGATGATCATCGGCCGTCAAAGCAAACGGTTTTTCGCACAATACTGGGATCGATCGGTTGCCAAAATGCTCTAGCAGACTTTTACGGGAATGGACGGGCGTTGCGACCAGCACGACATCGACATCCGGCAGATCATAGCCGCCGTCGCCAATCACTTCGATTGGCACGTCAAACGATTGCGTCGTCCTTGTCAATGCGTCGCGAGAGACATCCGCCAGCCACGCGATCTTCGTTTTGCCATACGCGGAAAGCACTGGCAAATGGACCAACGAAGTGATGGCACCGGCACCTACGATGCCAACGCGAAAACGTTTCCCACTCACAGATCGGACTTCTTCGTAGTTGCCATGGAACGTCTAATAGTCTGTTGAAAAAGGGGTCTGACCCTTTGGAGACGTTGCTGAAACACTGTGAATTCGAAAAACCGGAGACGGTCAGCCCCCTTTTTCAACAGGCTGCTAAACATAGAACAGCGTCTCAAAGGCAACCCCACCGTGCTGCAGCACGCATCGACCATAAACTTCTCGGTACGAAGCCGATTGCGCAAGTACCGCGTTTCGAATTTCTTGTCGGTCGTCTTTCAAATGGTACGCAGCGATTGCAAGCTTGGGCTTGTGCTTTGAAAGTGTCTGCGAGGCGCCTTGAATTGCGTGCCTTTCGGCACCTTCAATGTCCATCTTTATAAAGTCGACCGAGTCAAACCCAAGTTGATCGGCGATGTTGTCGATTGTCGTTACCGGGACGTCGATCGAGTCGGTAAGATTTTGTTGAATATCGGCCTTTCGTTGATCAACCACGGTATTGCTTAACGCACCCATCCCGGTCGACAGAGAAAGGATTTGCTCGGAGTGCCAAACGCCTTTGTCGAGCACGGTAACTTTCCCAGCTGCGATTTCGTCACTTAGATTTCGCTCAAGGCATTCTCTGGTGGATGGTGTTATCTCGATCGCCACCACATGCTTTGCGCCCGCGCGAATCGCCATTCTGGTAAACGCTCCGACATGGGCACCGCAATCAAAAACGATGTCGCCCGAGTTCACGGTGGCTTCGCCGCCAGCCGAATAGACGTCGTCGTCCTCAAGCTCCGAAAGCACTACGTCAATGCCACCGCCAACGGGAACAAAAAACTCGCCCAACGGTGTTTCCCATCTCTCGACCTCAGCTTCATCACAATCCAATTTGCGGATCCGCTTTTGCATCGCCTTCACGCGCTGCGGACGTGTATGACCATGCCAGACATCACCTACGGCTTTCGCAAGGCCACAACCGGGCTCTCGACCCACAAGCAACGTCAAGCATTTTCGCGGAACTCGAATTAACTGCTGAATCATTTTGATATTATCTAGCTAAAAACGGATAGTCTACAGAAACGCAACTTGAATGCGCCCGCCGAACGAAAACGCTATCGTAGCCAATCTTGTTCGCGGTTCTGGCATGTCTTGTCATGACCGTCGGACGGAGTTTTAGTCTTATCTTTTATTTCTGCAAGTCGACGATACTTACGAGAAGCCTTCTTCTTGAATAGAGAAATATACTCGCAAATATTGCTCTGAGACCATCTCGATCGAAAAGCGTGTCCGGTTATCGCGACCCCAATCAACGAGCTTACGCCTCAATTCGGGTTCATCAAGAATCCGAGAAATGCCGATGCGAATGGCCTTCCAGTCCAGCGGATCAACCAGAATCGCTCCCTGCCCGGCGACCTCTGGCATCGACGAACAGTCGGACGTTACGACAGGGCGCTCGACGAACTGCGCCTCAATGATTGGCATTCCAAAACCTTCCTCGGTCGACACCATCGCAACCAGATCACATTCGCAATATGCCTGATAGATCTCTTGCTCGGACAAGTTCACGCTGAACTTGTGGTCAATATTGTGAAGCTCCAACTCTTTCACGAGGTCGCCTTGCGGCTTGCCCACAATGTGCAGTTTGCAGTTGATGCCTTCGATCGCTTTGATCAAACGGCTGAGATTCTTGTTTTGCTTGGTTCCGATTTGCAGAATGACCGGACACTCGGAACGGAATGGGCGAGGGCATGGCTGGAAGATCGGCGACACGCAATCAGGAATGACATGGATCCGATGCTCGTCCATTGGGAACTCTCGCAGCAACTCTTGCTTCGTCGCTTCGGAGATGACCGTCACCTGACTCGCTTTTCTTAATGGCAGCTGAAACCAGAATAACCGGATGACTGCCCGTCGGATCCCCTTCAAACGATTGAGAATATTCAGGTCGTGGATGGTCAAGATGCTTTTGTGGCGACTCAGCCCCAAAACGACAAACTGAATATCGCCGGTCACATGAAAAATACTGCCCTCCAAACGCGATGCCCACCAAACCATTCGCAGTCGATTCAAAAGTCCTTTGCTGAAATAGGGCGATTCGCAGTGCGCCACTGCGATATCCTTGCTTAGCAAGTATTCACGAATCGTCCGAAAGAGACTTTCGATACTATGAGCGCCCTCAAACGGCTTACGGCTTATCTGAACAGGGATCGACGCCTGATTCGCAAACCTACCCTCATCCGCCATAACATCCCCCCTGGGGTTCGCCCTGGCCAAGTCCGAGCGTGTCGAATTGCGATGGTGTGATGGGGGACATTTCGAGTGAAAGAATGGTTGCGAGAACTTTCCTGCGGCCGAGAAACTACTTCTCAGCAACGACCAACATGTTTTGGGAAAGAATGAAGTGCCGAGACCCCGTTTCTGCTGTCAACAGGAGCCGGTGCGGCAAAGTGCCGATTTTCCAAATCACTCGCCGGATACTGCTTGCCAGCCCATGTGCGATGGGCTGATCTTCGAAACATTCCACGTTGCGAAACCCCAGGGTCGTCAAAACTTGCTTGATTGAACGCGGCGTGAACGCGAGCTCATGCGTGAAGTCGCCGTATCGGATTCGCATTCCGTAGAGCCCCTCGGCATTGGGAACGTGGATGATGACCCGCCCGCCGGGATTCAAACGCTCCATCACCGCGTCCATCAACTCGAAGACATCCTGGCGCTCTAGATGTTCGATAATATCGATCAACAGGACGACATCAGCATCCTGTTTTTCATTGGCCAAAAATTGCAGGAGGTCACCTTCCACCACTTCGTCGATTCCGAGCTGATGGGCGAGCTGAACCTGCTCACTGGAAATATCAATACCCGCGATGTTCGAATAGCCAGCCTGTTTCAAAAAATACAAATGGGAACCGTGTCCGCAAGCCAAGTCAACGATTCGAAGCGATTTGTCACGCGGCACATGATTTCGAATCAATTGCCGGATGTACGGAGCGACTTGGCGAAACGGACTCGCATCGGACTGAATGTTGGCCCCCGCCTGCTTGCTGCTGACATAGGATCCGTAGAGTCGTTGCTTCCAATTTTGTTTCGTAGGATTCATCTATGATGTTGTCTCAGTTTTGACACGACCACTTGCGAATACCAGATCGAAAATCTGATTCATCCTGGAATCGTTGTCATATCCGGATGATTCGCAACGATTTAGCCCCGCTTTGGCAATTCGCCGGCGATCGTCTTCGTGCTCTAGGTAGTACTGGCACTTTTGTATCAGCTCATCGTCAGAACCGAAAAATTCCGCTTCCGCGCCTTCGTCGAAAAGATCAAGATGCTCATCGGTTCGCTCAGCCAACATGAAGGCACCGCATCCCGGAATTTCCACGCTACGCGTGGTCTGCAAATCTCGATTGACTTTTCGCAGAAAGCCCAGATTGATTTTGAATGAACAACACGCCAATGCGAAATCGTCACCAAGCAATCGCTTGTTTTCGACCTGCATCAGTTTTGGTGTCGAGCCGAACCGCTGCCAACCATCGCCCCAAACCCGCACTGGAATTCCAGCGGCGGCTATCTTCGCCATGGATGCTGCCCGCGCCGGTTCGAAGGAACCGATAAAACCAACTCCGCCGCCCAGTCGACGCCTGTCATCCGCCGACGGCGTCAGCGGACGAAAGGACTTTGCATCGTAACCATTGCCGATGAAAACGACATTCCTCGCACCAAGTTTCGTCAGCTCAGCAACGTTGTAACTCTTCGTCGTTAGAAAATAGTCATAGAGCGGTAAATGCTCGAGGAACTGCCTCGATTGATTGGGACGCGAATTCATGTCGTCAGGCGAGTATCCCACGATCAAGCAATTCGGATTGTCTTTTCGAAAGCCCTCTAGCGTCGCAGTCGTAACCAGCCTTCCTTTGTCAATCCAGAGCATATCCCAGCGTTCGCTTTTAGCAGCCGCTTCCATTTTCTTGTTGATGCCAATGACATCCGGCATACGGACACTCAAGCCCGCGCGAAAAAGCCTTTGAGAAAGCCGCAACAACCAATGGACAAGCTGTTCCGTTGATCTGCTGTAATTCGAATCCAAGGTTTCGACGCATGCGCCTAGCCTAATCATTGATTCGATTCGGTGCGTTGCCGTATTAAATCCTCCATAGTCGCTAACCGGCGCGATAGCCAACACGTTTAGCTTACGGATTGTTCTGGTTGCGTTGATGTCCATCTCGCAAGAATTAGATGTCGCATCAAAAGTGTGTCGACTATTCATTACGATGATCCACGTCTTCCTCAACGGACATCGCACCCTGGT
Encoded here:
- a CDS encoding glycosyltransferase family 2 protein, which codes for MKIEEVTPLILSFNESPNIRDTLSRLSWASRVVVVDSFSSDKTLEILSQFPNVQVYQRRFDHFADQCNYGLEKIKTPWVLSLDADYKCPAGLASELEGLDGTKHGYFAGFKYCIFGKALRATLYPPRTILYRKASAKYERDGHAHKVTISGEKGRLGSVLLHDDRKSLAVWCASQVRYANDEAKKLAGTAKQDLGWKDRLRLWYVVAPILTLFYCLFYKALILDGWRGIYYSLQRVFAELILGLVLLDRKLRAESGDNQEFIDETGENN
- a CDS encoding glycosyltransferase produces the protein MSRAGAVVELIAGRPHDQTVECRYPSEPLTIDLVQESRLHRGWGMKPRFSRALQKRMATHTDQQMIVHDHGMWLPTNRAVSEVTSAQKVIRIISPRGMLSSWAMGHGKLKKRMAWQIYQKRNLATATAFHATGQQEAEDLRSLGFQQPIAVIPNGVVTPVAMPPRTLSPDHKNVLFLSRIHPVKGLLNLVQAWAHVKPSFEWKLVLAGPDESDHRRDVESLAKQLEVFEQIEFLGAVDDCEKWHRLRNADLFVLPSFSENFGIAIAESLLAELPVITTTATPWQALAENDIGWCVDPTADAIAIALREAVSQTEECRMDMGRRGGAWARDRFAWPSIASQMISFYRYLQGKENRPGFVI
- a CDS encoding NAD-dependent epimerase/dehydratase family protein codes for the protein MNVAVLGANGQVGAELCLILDRSPSINVIPISRTKLGSAFLRYRGIACRHGNVADASQAGRLLGDCDAVVNLALPSLADDLASAKDLHNRLIRNSVAFSKPQSTQIYISTMSVYGDHRVDELFPVANLYGKEKARGERTAIQTARQASSRLFIFRLGHVCGELQGITAKIRDMIQSGNLRLPGLSRASNTVFVETIADAIQAALFASEATPGVYNLMNQPQWTWQEVFEYEARKAGVDLELTEVSKPKLTLVQTLKKGTIVKARGLGERPQIRKVAERIVRWLPRSSFLKIKGRYSTNAAASAIAKLSTPEIDETWDALYRRPISGKLFHGLADTSSLLVTRASLSETREQPWPSDLLSPGIDIDSAPQKSK
- a CDS encoding Gfo/Idh/MocA family protein — encoded protein: MSGKRFRVGIVGAGAITSLVHLPVLSAYGKTKIAWLADVSRDALTRTTQSFDVPIEVIGDGGYDLPDVDVVLVATPVHSRKSLLEHFGNRSIPVLCEKPFALTADDHRSYLSIAGSDQFFCGYMRRTYASIRLLRLIVSEGWFGNLRHLQYSEGGRVGKTANSSATLDRSYKEGGGVLRDLGCHGIDAVFFITGAQDFRVDASSLVLDDTTDRQVDARFIVWGEKMNQTEVDFSISWIGPQSNQITATFDNAIVRCGIRPDSTLEMKSRSENGEWRKFSVDVRGASSSYQAFYLEWENILNHLESSAACDFKASDMIPTTALIDQIYALGDPS
- a CDS encoding FkbM family methyltransferase, encoding MQKRIRKLDCDEAEVERWETPLGEFFVPVGGGIDVVLSELEDDDVYSAGGEATVNSGDIVFDCGAHVGAFTRMAIRAGAKHVVAIEITPSTRECLERNLSDEIAAGKVTVLDKGVWHSEQILSLSTGMGALSNTVVDQRKADIQQNLTDSIDVPVTTIDNIADQLGFDSVDFIKMDIEGAERHAIQGASQTLSKHKPKLAIAAYHLKDDRQEIRNAVLAQSASYREVYGRCVLQHGGVAFETLFYV
- a CDS encoding glycosyltransferase family 4 protein, with the translated sequence MADEGRFANQASIPVQISRKPFEGAHSIESLFRTIREYLLSKDIAVAHCESPYFSKGLLNRLRMVWWASRLEGSIFHVTGDIQFVVLGLSRHKSILTIHDLNILNRLKGIRRAVIRLFWFQLPLRKASQVTVISEATKQELLREFPMDEHRIHVIPDCVSPIFQPCPRPFRSECPVILQIGTKQNKNLSRLIKAIEGINCKLHIVGKPQGDLVKELELHNIDHKFSVNLSEQEIYQAYCECDLVAMVSTEEGFGMPIIEAQFVERPVVTSDCSSMPEVAGQGAILVDPLDWKAIRIGISRILDEPELRRKLVDWGRDNRTRFSIEMVSEQYLRVYFSIQEEGFS
- a CDS encoding class I SAM-dependent methyltransferase; translated protein: MNPTKQNWKQRLYGSYVSSKQAGANIQSDASPFRQVAPYIRQLIRNHVPRDKSLRIVDLACGHGSHLYFLKQAGYSNIAGIDISSEQVQLAHQLGIDEVVEGDLLQFLANEKQDADVVLLIDIIEHLERQDVFELMDAVMERLNPGGRVIIHVPNAEGLYGMRIRYGDFTHELAFTPRSIKQVLTTLGFRNVECFEDQPIAHGLASSIRRVIWKIGTLPHRLLLTAETGSRHFILSQNMLVVAEK
- a CDS encoding CgeB family protein, whose product is MPDVIGINKKMEAAAKSERWDMLWIDKGRLVTTATLEGFRKDNPNCLIVGYSPDDMNSRPNQSRQFLEHLPLYDYFLTTKSYNVAELTKLGARNVVFIGNGYDAKSFRPLTPSADDRRRLGGGVGFIGSFEPARAASMAKIAAAGIPVRVWGDGWQRFGSTPKLMQVENKRLLGDDFALACCSFKINLGFLRKVNRDLQTTRSVEIPGCGAFMLAERTDEHLDLFDEGAEAEFFGSDDELIQKCQYYLEHEDDRRRIAKAGLNRCESSGYDNDSRMNQIFDLVFASGRVKTETTS